From Cellulomonas dongxiuzhuiae, the proteins below share one genomic window:
- a CDS encoding Crp/Fnr family transcriptional regulator — translation MAEDIVLTAPLFAGMDEESSRALIDSMKVLDASRGDVLFHEGEPGDRLYLVRDGKIKLGRRSNDGRENLLAVLGPGEMFGELSLFDPGPRTATATVVADAVVLELGHRDLITWLADKPMVAEHLLQALARRLRRTNEALADLVFSDVPGRVAKALLDLSTRFGQQVDEGIRVAHDLTQEELAQLVGASRETVNKALADFAARGWVRREGRAVVLLDVDRLERRAR, via the coding sequence GTGGCGGAGGACATCGTGCTGACGGCGCCACTGTTCGCGGGCATGGACGAGGAGTCGTCCCGGGCACTCATCGACTCGATGAAGGTGCTCGACGCCTCGCGGGGTGACGTGCTGTTCCACGAGGGCGAGCCGGGCGACCGGCTCTACCTGGTGCGTGACGGCAAGATCAAGCTGGGGCGTCGCTCCAACGACGGGCGCGAGAACCTCCTCGCCGTGCTCGGCCCGGGCGAGATGTTCGGCGAGCTGTCGCTGTTCGATCCCGGCCCGCGCACCGCGACCGCGACGGTCGTCGCGGACGCCGTCGTCCTCGAGCTGGGCCACCGCGACCTCATCACGTGGCTGGCGGACAAGCCGATGGTCGCCGAGCACCTGCTGCAGGCGCTCGCGCGGCGGCTGCGCCGCACCAACGAGGCCCTGGCGGACCTGGTGTTCTCCGACGTCCCGGGCCGCGTCGCCAAGGCGCTGCTCGACCTGTCGACGCGCTTCGGTCAGCAGGTCGACGAGGGCATCCGGGTGGCGCACGACCTGACGCAGGAGGAGCTCGCGCAGCTCGTTGGTGCGTCGCGCGAGACGGTCAACAAGGCGCTCGCCGACTTCGCCGCGCGCGGCTGGGTGCGGCGCGAGGGCCGCGCGGTCGTGCTGCTCGACGTCGACCGCCTGGAGCGGCGCGCACGCTGA
- a CDS encoding alpha/beta fold hydrolase, which yields MTSVDSASLLIEGPWQHRFVTANGARFHVATAGDQDAPLVLLLHGVPQLWWAWRHQLPVLAAAGYRVAAMDLRGTGGSDKPPQGYDVPTLAADVAGVVRSLGAGSAVVVGSGTGGDVAWATAAYHPQVVRALGVLGAPHPLDALAVPRTPPGPAAAAVLAFAQLPSLPERSMVRGDLVDRMLTHWGGVPGLPGREATATYRRAVRVPFAAHSQLELLRWLVRSTPRPDGRRYRAVLRAARPVPVLQVHGLRDGLRPASSAALRSTTAARPYRLELVHAAGHYLTDQAPGLVGELLVDWLTEVDAVSP from the coding sequence ATGACCTCCGTCGACTCCGCGTCGCTCCTCATCGAGGGGCCCTGGCAGCACCGGTTCGTGACAGCGAACGGCGCCCGGTTCCACGTCGCCACGGCGGGGGACCAGGACGCGCCGCTCGTGCTGCTCCTGCACGGCGTCCCGCAGCTGTGGTGGGCGTGGCGCCACCAGCTCCCCGTGCTCGCGGCCGCCGGCTACCGCGTCGCGGCGATGGACCTGCGCGGGACCGGTGGGTCCGACAAGCCCCCGCAGGGGTACGACGTGCCGACGCTCGCGGCCGACGTCGCCGGCGTCGTGCGCTCGCTCGGCGCGGGCTCGGCGGTCGTCGTCGGCTCGGGGACGGGCGGTGACGTCGCGTGGGCGACCGCGGCGTACCACCCGCAGGTCGTGCGGGCGCTGGGCGTGCTGGGCGCACCGCACCCGCTGGACGCCCTCGCGGTGCCGCGCACCCCGCCCGGCCCCGCAGCCGCGGCGGTGCTGGCGTTCGCGCAGCTGCCGTCGCTGCCGGAGCGCTCGATGGTGCGCGGCGACCTCGTGGACCGCATGCTCACGCACTGGGGCGGCGTCCCCGGGCTGCCCGGGCGCGAGGCGACCGCGACGTACCGCCGCGCCGTGCGCGTGCCGTTCGCGGCGCACAGCCAGCTCGAGCTGCTGCGGTGGCTGGTGCGCTCGACGCCCCGGCCCGACGGCCGCCGGTACCGCGCGGTGCTGCGGGCCGCACGTCCGGTCCCGGTGCTGCAGGTCCACGGCCTGCGCGACGGGCTCCGGCCCGCGTCGTCGGCGGCGCTGCGGTCGACGACGGCAGCCCGCCCCTACCGCCTGGAGCTGGTGCACGCCGCCGGGCACTACCTGACGGACCAGGCGCCCGGCCTGGTGGGAGAGCTGCTCGTGGACTGGCTGACCGAGGTCGACGCCGTCAGCCCTTGA
- the nth gene encoding endonuclease III, which produces MDAPVQESQLARTRRARRVDRLLTERYPDARCELNFRNPLELLIATVLSAQTTDVRVNATTPEVFDRWPDAAAMAGADVRDLEDVLQPVGFYRAKAQAVVGIGTALVERFGGQVPRRMEDLVTLPGVGRKTANVVLGNAFGVPGIAVDTHVQRLSQRLGYTTSEDPVVIEAELGALLERREWTMASHRLIFHGRRTCFARRPACGACPVAALCPSAGIGETDPVKAAAMLKG; this is translated from the coding sequence GTGGACGCACCTGTGCAGGAGAGCCAGCTCGCCCGGACACGACGCGCCCGTCGCGTCGACCGGCTGCTGACCGAGCGGTACCCCGACGCGCGCTGCGAGCTGAACTTCCGCAACCCGCTGGAGCTGCTGATCGCGACGGTGCTGTCGGCGCAGACCACCGACGTCCGCGTCAACGCCACCACGCCCGAGGTCTTCGACCGGTGGCCGGACGCCGCCGCGATGGCCGGTGCCGACGTGCGGGACCTCGAGGACGTGCTGCAGCCCGTCGGGTTCTACCGTGCCAAGGCGCAGGCCGTGGTCGGCATCGGGACGGCCCTGGTGGAGCGCTTCGGCGGGCAGGTGCCGCGCCGGATGGAGGACCTGGTGACGCTGCCGGGCGTGGGCCGCAAGACCGCCAACGTCGTGCTCGGCAACGCGTTCGGCGTGCCGGGGATCGCGGTCGACACGCACGTGCAGCGGCTGTCGCAGCGGCTCGGCTACACCACGAGCGAGGACCCCGTCGTCATCGAGGCCGAGCTCGGGGCGCTGCTGGAGCGGCGGGAGTGGACGATGGCGTCGCACCGGCTGATCTTCCACGGGCGGCGCACGTGCTTCGCCCGGCGCCCCGCGTGCGGGGCGTGCCCGGTCGCGGCGCTCTGCCCGTCGGCGGGCATCGGCGAGACGGACCCCGTCAAGGCTGCGGCGATGCTCAAGGGCTGA
- the nhaA gene encoding Na+/H+ antiporter NhaA codes for MPTSPSGSPQRPTRTLFSALSKGSERNLADTLRDERTGGLLLLAGAVAALLWANLAPDSYRAVSGTVVGPAALHLDLDLAHWAADGLLAIFFFVVGLELKREIVVGELRHVATAALPAAAAVGGMAVPAAIYLAVNTAMPGGAPQGWAVPTATDIAFAVGVLAVVGRGVPVALRAFLLTLAVVDDLLAIIIIAVGFTDTVTVGLLVGSLACVAVFALALRRGVRTPFLLVPLALASWALLHASGVHATIAGVLLGFAVPALPGSASPGAPATDENADHSLAERYEHLWRPLSAGFAVPVFALFAAGVTVDLTSIGATFADPVALGVVLGLVLGKPLGITLATVLVARFTRARLAPGLGWWDVVGVGLLGGIGFTVSLLVASLAFGAGSVNDEHAVVGVLAASLLAALVGGAVLSWRGRVHAARAAAASEGSPGTDGPTAGHDPGATG; via the coding sequence GTGCCCACATCACCGTCCGGCAGCCCGCAGCGACCCACGCGCACCCTGTTCTCCGCTCTGAGCAAGGGCAGCGAGCGCAACCTCGCCGACACGCTGCGCGACGAGCGCACGGGCGGCCTGCTGCTGCTCGCGGGCGCGGTCGCCGCGCTCCTGTGGGCGAACCTCGCGCCCGACTCCTACCGGGCCGTCAGCGGGACCGTCGTCGGCCCGGCCGCGCTGCACCTGGACCTCGACCTCGCGCACTGGGCGGCCGACGGCCTGCTCGCGATCTTCTTCTTCGTGGTCGGGCTCGAGCTCAAGCGCGAGATCGTCGTGGGCGAGCTGCGGCACGTGGCCACGGCGGCGCTGCCCGCCGCCGCGGCCGTCGGCGGCATGGCCGTGCCCGCGGCGATCTACCTCGCCGTCAACACCGCGATGCCCGGTGGTGCACCGCAGGGGTGGGCCGTCCCCACCGCCACCGACATCGCGTTCGCCGTGGGCGTGCTCGCGGTCGTCGGGCGCGGCGTCCCGGTCGCGCTGCGCGCCTTCCTGCTGACGCTCGCGGTCGTGGACGACCTCCTCGCGATCATCATCATCGCGGTCGGCTTCACCGACACGGTGACGGTGGGGCTGCTGGTCGGGTCGCTCGCGTGCGTCGCGGTCTTCGCGCTCGCGCTGCGACGCGGCGTGCGCACGCCCTTCCTGCTCGTCCCGCTCGCGCTCGCGTCGTGGGCGCTGCTGCACGCGTCGGGCGTGCACGCGACGATCGCCGGCGTCCTGCTGGGCTTCGCGGTGCCCGCACTGCCGGGGTCCGCCTCGCCGGGCGCGCCGGCGACCGACGAGAACGCCGACCACTCCCTCGCGGAGCGGTACGAGCACCTGTGGCGCCCCCTGTCCGCCGGGTTCGCCGTGCCGGTTTTCGCGCTGTTCGCGGCGGGCGTCACGGTCGATCTGACGTCGATCGGGGCGACCTTCGCCGACCCCGTCGCGCTCGGCGTCGTCCTGGGGCTCGTGCTCGGCAAGCCGCTCGGCATCACGCTGGCGACGGTGCTGGTCGCGCGGTTCACGCGCGCGCGGCTGGCGCCCGGGCTGGGCTGGTGGGACGTGGTCGGCGTCGGCCTGCTCGGGGGCATCGGCTTCACGGTGTCGCTGCTGGTGGCCTCGCTCGCGTTCGGTGCCGGGTCGGTCAACGACGAGCACGCGGTCGTCGGCGTGCTCGCGGCGTCCCTGCTCGCCGCGCTGGTCGGCGGCGCCGTGCTGTCGTGGCGCGGCCGCGTGCACGCTGCCCGAGCCGCCGCTGCCTCCGAGGGCAGTCCGGGGACGGACGGGCCCACGGCGGGCCACGACCCGGGGGCGACCGGGTAG
- a CDS encoding winged helix-turn-helix transcriptional regulator → MADLLLLTPASGGSAQVLPALGLLSHRVRVLPVEPSALVDAPDADIVVLDARRDLVTARTTCRLLRATGLTVPLVLVLTEGGLTVVTAEWGANDIILEHATPAEVETRFRLVMEHAAASSYDDAPQEISSGELTIDAGGYTARLRGRPLDLTYKEFELLKYLVQHPGRVFTRAQLLQEVWGYDYYGGTRTVDVHVRRLRAKLGPEHEQLIGTVRNVGYRFDPPKERRAVDERADVPEPAGT, encoded by the coding sequence GTGGCGGACCTGCTGCTGCTCACGCCTGCGTCCGGGGGTTCGGCACAGGTGCTACCCGCCTTGGGGCTCCTGTCCCACCGGGTCAGGGTCCTTCCCGTCGAACCGTCCGCGCTCGTGGACGCCCCGGACGCGGACATCGTCGTGCTCGACGCACGCCGCGACCTCGTCACCGCACGCACCACGTGTCGCCTGCTGCGCGCCACCGGTCTGACCGTGCCGCTGGTGCTCGTGCTCACCGAGGGCGGCCTGACGGTCGTCACCGCCGAGTGGGGCGCGAACGACATCATCCTCGAGCACGCGACGCCGGCCGAGGTCGAGACGCGGTTCCGGCTCGTCATGGAGCACGCCGCGGCGTCGTCCTACGACGACGCACCACAGGAGATCTCGTCGGGCGAGCTGACGATCGACGCCGGCGGGTACACCGCCCGGCTGCGCGGCCGCCCGCTCGACCTCACGTACAAGGAGTTCGAGCTCCTCAAGTACCTCGTGCAGCACCCGGGGCGCGTGTTCACGCGCGCCCAGCTGCTGCAGGAGGTCTGGGGCTACGACTACTACGGGGGCACGCGCACGGTCGACGTCCACGTGCGCCGGCTGCGCGCCAAGCTGGGCCCCGAGCACGAGCAGCTCATCGGCACGGTGCGCAACGTGGGCTACCGGTTCGACCCGCCCAAGGAGCGCCGCGCGGTCGACGAGCGCGCCGACGTCCCGGAGCCCGCGGGCACCTGA
- a CDS encoding RidA family protein: protein MSAGEGRVAARLAELGLTLPDVAAPLAAYVPAVRSGAHVWTSGQLPFVAGALPVTGKLGAEVDVETAVALARTAGLNALAAVGALLAAEGPDDDPARALDRVRRVVKVVGFVASDAAFTGQPAVVNGTSLLLHEVFGDAGIHARSAVGVAVLPMDAPLEIEIVVETD, encoded by the coding sequence GTGAGCGCGGGCGAGGGCCGCGTCGCGGCACGCCTGGCCGAGCTGGGCCTGACCCTGCCGGACGTCGCGGCGCCCCTGGCCGCCTACGTGCCGGCCGTGCGCAGCGGCGCCCACGTCTGGACGTCCGGGCAGCTGCCGTTCGTGGCGGGTGCCCTGCCGGTGACGGGCAAGCTCGGTGCCGAGGTCGACGTCGAGACGGCCGTCGCGCTCGCGCGAACCGCGGGCCTCAACGCGCTGGCGGCCGTGGGTGCGCTGCTCGCCGCGGAGGGCCCGGACGACGACCCCGCACGGGCCCTCGACCGTGTGCGCCGCGTCGTCAAGGTCGTCGGCTTCGTCGCGAGCGACGCGGCGTTCACCGGGCAGCCGGCCGTCGTCAACGGCACGAGCCTGCTGCTGCACGAGGTCTTCGGGGACGCCGGCATCCACGCACGCTCCGCCGTGGGCGTCGCGGTGCTGCCGATGGACGCACCCCTCGAGATCGAGATCGTCGTCGAGACGGACTGA